Proteins encoded in a region of the Stieleria neptunia genome:
- a CDS encoding A24 family peptidase: MTRNRLRKKLPLLATLTAIALVAAAYIFGLASIQSRMYAFYDFEDLIQPRLIDATIVGWLLFFCSSIGSFLNVVAWRMPRGEGIGGHSHCPRCANTLKIQDNVPVLGWISLAGRCRFCSLPISRRYPIVEALVGVSLTLIGITQLYSLSLPAQFVHWHGGPLWTPRVSPQLLAILTYHTVAVSTLWAMALIRIDGTRLPTRLIVFAGIVVVAAMLAYPTVMVVPWQATRPLYWVPEGLHVDAIMRVATALVAAALFGRVLAKGLCPTADLKLDPLGGGTRRLVDLIAMLSIPAIVIGWQSMPALVIGAAILSWLLRPLLRWIPINDGPKGQIADRGAMESFAFALPFALTLHLVFWRVLWETPYWPSDQSSRNVIIVAALLVLVVPWFVRDRTAATAVASSVAVAEDRVGEAEIAAEGSTDELPEHHGDGESDQRDQGRDHTPGA; encoded by the coding sequence TTGACGCGAAATCGACTGCGAAAAAAACTTCCCCTGCTGGCCACGCTGACCGCGATCGCGCTTGTCGCGGCCGCCTACATCTTCGGTTTGGCGTCGATCCAGTCGCGAATGTATGCCTTTTACGACTTCGAGGATCTGATCCAGCCGCGGTTGATTGATGCGACGATCGTCGGCTGGCTGCTGTTTTTCTGCAGTTCGATCGGCAGCTTTTTGAACGTCGTCGCCTGGCGGATGCCGCGCGGCGAAGGCATCGGAGGTCACTCGCATTGCCCGCGTTGTGCCAACACGTTGAAGATCCAGGACAACGTCCCGGTCTTGGGTTGGATCTCGCTGGCCGGGCGTTGTCGGTTTTGCTCGCTGCCGATCTCCCGCCGTTATCCGATCGTCGAAGCGCTGGTCGGGGTCTCGCTGACGCTGATCGGAATCACACAGCTGTATTCGCTTTCGCTGCCGGCGCAATTCGTCCACTGGCATGGCGGTCCGCTTTGGACGCCCCGGGTGTCACCGCAGTTGTTGGCGATTTTGACCTACCACACCGTCGCGGTTTCGACGCTCTGGGCGATGGCGTTGATCCGGATTGATGGGACGCGATTGCCGACCCGATTGATCGTGTTTGCCGGCATCGTTGTGGTCGCTGCGATGCTGGCCTATCCGACCGTGATGGTCGTCCCTTGGCAGGCCACTCGGCCGCTGTACTGGGTACCCGAGGGGCTTCATGTCGATGCGATCATGCGGGTGGCCACCGCGTTGGTTGCGGCGGCGTTGTTCGGACGCGTGCTCGCCAAGGGGCTTTGTCCGACGGCCGATCTAAAGCTGGATCCGCTCGGCGGCGGTACCCGGCGGCTGGTCGATTTGATCGCGATGCTGTCGATCCCCGCCATCGTGATCGGCTGGCAATCGATGCCGGCGTTGGTGATCGGTGCGGCGATCTTGTCGTGGCTGCTGCGTCCGTTGCTGCGCTGGATCCCCATCAATGACGGGCCGAAGGGCCAGATCGCCGATCGTGGTGCGATGGAATCGTTCGCGTTTGCATTGCCGTTTGCGTTGACATTGCATCTCGTGTTTTGGCGTGTGCTTTGGGAAACGCCGTACTGGCCGAGCGACCAGAGCAGCCGCAACGTGATCATCGTCGCGGCGTTGCTGGTGTTGGTGGTGCCGTGGTTCGTCCGCGACCGCACCGCCGCCACGGCTGTCGCGTCCTCGGTCGCCGTCGCCGAAGACCGGGTTGGTGAAGCGGAGATCGCCGCGGAAGGGTCAACCGACGAATTGCCAGAACACCATGGCGATGGAGAATCCGATCAACGAGATCAGGGTCGAGATCACACCCCAGGTGCGTAG
- a CDS encoding GntP family permease → MTSAATLWGQTESVTPPAGPLIALLVFGIALLLVLILKLKLSAFLALLVVSVFVAATSRTVNPEAVPLTQVADTIVKSMGSALGFIATIIGIGAIFGAILEHSGGTQALANHLVRIFGPKRASWAMLLTGFIISIPVFLDVALVILAPLLFALARDTKRPFLHFGLPLVAGMAVTHAFVPPTPGPVAVAYLLGVNLGWVILFGVMVGLPTAILCGPWLCVKLSKGVEINLPPAPLIEEEEQVALPSFGFILFLIALPIALILANTIVEQWIAAGLPEGLTRDERGTQLAATLAAASPVVQFITFIGHPVMALLFSTIFALYFLGTKRGVDRETLLEISTKALGPAGIIILITGAGGVFKGVLAATGITDAMEEIFRDSGISVLLLAWVFATLIRVAQGSATVAMLTAAGLMGNFVDGMSQPQLALITVAIAAGATGFSHVNDSGFWMISRYFQMSEAQTLRTWGVISTLISLIGFSIAMVFWQFVG, encoded by the coding sequence ATGACTTCTGCTGCGACGCTGTGGGGGCAAACCGAGTCGGTGACGCCGCCGGCAGGTCCGCTGATCGCGTTGCTGGTGTTCGGCATCGCGTTGCTGTTGGTGCTGATTCTGAAGCTGAAATTATCCGCGTTTCTGGCTCTGTTGGTCGTGTCGGTCTTCGTCGCCGCGACCAGTCGGACGGTCAATCCGGAAGCGGTCCCGCTGACCCAAGTCGCCGACACGATCGTCAAGAGCATGGGCAGCGCGCTGGGGTTCATCGCGACGATCATCGGGATCGGCGCGATCTTCGGCGCGATCCTGGAACACAGCGGCGGGACTCAGGCCCTGGCCAATCACCTGGTCCGCATCTTCGGCCCGAAGCGTGCTTCATGGGCGATGTTGTTGACCGGATTCATCATCTCGATCCCCGTCTTTCTGGACGTCGCCTTGGTGATCTTGGCGCCGCTGCTGTTCGCCCTGGCCCGCGACACCAAACGGCCGTTCCTGCATTTCGGGTTGCCGTTGGTCGCGGGGATGGCCGTGACCCACGCGTTCGTCCCCCCGACGCCCGGGCCGGTTGCCGTGGCGTATCTGCTGGGGGTCAATCTGGGTTGGGTGATTCTGTTCGGCGTGATGGTCGGGTTGCCGACGGCGATTCTGTGCGGCCCGTGGTTGTGCGTGAAGCTGTCCAAGGGCGTGGAGATCAACTTGCCGCCGGCCCCGTTGATCGAGGAGGAAGAGCAAGTCGCGTTGCCGTCCTTCGGTTTCATTTTATTTTTGATCGCGCTGCCGATCGCATTGATCTTGGCCAACACGATCGTCGAACAGTGGATCGCGGCCGGGTTGCCCGAAGGCCTGACGCGTGACGAGCGGGGCACACAACTCGCCGCGACGTTGGCCGCCGCATCGCCCGTGGTGCAGTTCATCACGTTCATCGGGCACCCCGTGATGGCGCTGCTGTTTTCAACGATTTTTGCGTTGTATTTCCTGGGCACCAAGCGTGGCGTGGACCGCGAGACGCTGCTCGAGATTTCGACCAAGGCGCTCGGCCCGGCGGGGATCATCATTCTGATCACCGGAGCGGGTGGTGTGTTCAAGGGCGTGCTGGCCGCGACGGGGATCACCGACGCGATGGAGGAAATTTTTCGCGATTCGGGAATCTCCGTGCTGTTGTTGGCCTGGGTGTTTGCGACGCTGATTCGAGTCGCGCAAGGGTCGGCAACCGTCGCGATGTTGACCGCGGCCGGTCTGATGGGAAATTTTGTCGATGGCATGAGCCAGCCGCAATTGGCACTGATCACCGTGGCGATCGCGGCCGGAGCGACCGGGTTTTCCCACGTCAACGATTCCGGGTTCTGGATGATCTCTCGCTATTTCCAGATGTCCGAAGCCCAGACGCTACGCACCTGGGGTGTGATCTCGACCCTGATCTCGTTGATCGGATTCTCCATCGCCATGGTGTTCTGGCAATTCGTCGGTTGA
- the metF gene encoding methylenetetrahydrofolate reductase [NAD(P)H] codes for MSSPIKLADHFNGEQCAISFELFPPKTDAGMDLLEKNVERLKAFQPSFFTCTYGAGGSTQSRTLDVVQRVREMTGLPVASHLTCVGSTVEQLREYLAEAKRRGADYIVALRGDPPKGSESFQAVEGGLRYANELVELIQASFPDQFGIAVAGYPEIHQEAPDAQTDLDNLKRKVDAGADVIVTQLFYDNDDFYRFRDACQTAGISIPIVPGILPVTNFKQALRIAGMCKARIPDQMAAAMNENDDADYQFKVGVDHARVQTIDLIENGVPGIHYYVLNKSDAAGQMLDGLSLGVQS; via the coding sequence ATGAGTTCTCCGATCAAACTTGCCGATCACTTCAACGGCGAGCAATGCGCGATTTCGTTCGAATTATTTCCGCCGAAAACCGACGCGGGCATGGATCTGCTGGAAAAGAACGTCGAGCGATTGAAGGCGTTTCAGCCGAGTTTCTTCACTTGCACCTACGGCGCCGGCGGTTCGACCCAGTCGCGCACGTTGGATGTCGTCCAGCGGGTGCGGGAGATGACGGGGTTGCCGGTTGCGTCGCACCTGACCTGTGTCGGATCGACCGTCGAGCAGCTCCGCGAGTATTTGGCCGAAGCCAAGCGGCGCGGGGCGGATTACATCGTGGCCCTGCGTGGCGACCCGCCCAAGGGCAGCGAATCGTTTCAGGCGGTCGAAGGCGGATTGCGGTACGCCAATGAACTGGTCGAGTTGATCCAAGCGAGTTTTCCCGACCAGTTCGGCATCGCGGTCGCCGGTTATCCGGAAATTCACCAGGAAGCGCCCGATGCACAAACCGATCTCGACAACCTGAAGCGAAAGGTTGATGCGGGGGCGGACGTGATCGTCACACAACTGTTCTACGACAACGATGACTTTTATCGTTTTCGTGATGCCTGCCAGACCGCGGGGATCAGCATTCCGATCGTGCCCGGGATCTTGCCGGTGACCAATTTCAAACAAGCACTTCGGATCGCCGGCATGTGCAAGGCACGGATTCCCGACCAGATGGCAGCGGCGATGAACGAAAACGACGACGCCGACTATCAATTCAAAGTCGGCGTGGATCACGCGCGGGTGCAAACGATCGATTTGATCGAAAACGGCGTCCCCGGGATTCACTACTACGTGCTCAACAAAAGCGACGCGGCGGGCCAAATGCTGGACGGGTTGTCGCTGGGCGTTCAGTCGTAG
- a CDS encoding prolipoprotein diacylglyceryl transferase yields MQRTLFFIPHEIGPFPVFGFGWALGILVLALVVRLVWAQRQISRMGGQHGERKQGERGHDEHRPPTLGQVMAGEGLFWAIAAGLVVFILPNVELENVAGDPVGMAIRGYGVFLVLGVSSAIALAAYRTERAGMNPELIFSLAPWVFIGGIVGARLFYVIQYRDQYIGETTLATIKNMLAFTEGGLVVYGSFIGGFLAFLIFTFRNKIPLLRFGDAIVPCIFLGVFFGRIGCLLNGCCYGGRCEPGWASLQFPPITKVYQEQLTSGELLGMDIDLKTGKIRSVVPDSVADELGIKANDVFEAGDFDRRPFQQADPATAEEEVVPGWMMRISGTTHVLSPDDLPERALPVRAAQPISSISALVLCIALCALSLMITRTGALMFIGFASYAVLRYVLEIVRVDEAGQFNTSLSISQWVSVVVFCLSIAALIWLYFVRTETVDGNGAATPGVAK; encoded by the coding sequence ATGCAACGCACGCTTTTCTTTATTCCCCACGAAATCGGGCCGTTTCCCGTGTTTGGGTTCGGCTGGGCGCTGGGGATCCTCGTGCTGGCATTGGTCGTTCGACTGGTTTGGGCCCAGCGTCAAATCAGCCGGATGGGCGGCCAGCACGGTGAACGCAAGCAGGGCGAGCGCGGTCACGACGAGCATCGACCACCGACGCTCGGCCAGGTGATGGCCGGTGAAGGCTTGTTTTGGGCGATCGCGGCGGGATTGGTCGTTTTTATTTTGCCCAACGTCGAACTGGAAAACGTCGCCGGAGATCCGGTCGGGATGGCGATCCGCGGCTACGGCGTCTTCTTGGTCCTCGGTGTCTCCAGCGCGATCGCGCTGGCGGCCTACCGAACCGAGCGCGCCGGCATGAACCCCGAGTTGATTTTCTCTCTGGCCCCCTGGGTCTTCATCGGGGGCATCGTCGGTGCACGACTGTTTTATGTGATCCAGTACCGCGACCAGTACATCGGGGAGACGACACTGGCAACGATCAAGAACATGCTGGCGTTCACCGAAGGCGGACTGGTCGTCTACGGTTCGTTCATCGGCGGCTTCCTCGCCTTCCTGATTTTCACCTTCCGGAACAAGATCCCGCTGCTGCGTTTCGGCGATGCGATCGTGCCGTGCATCTTCCTGGGCGTCTTTTTCGGACGAATCGGCTGCCTGCTGAACGGTTGCTGTTACGGCGGACGATGCGAACCCGGTTGGGCGTCGCTGCAGTTTCCGCCGATCACCAAGGTCTATCAGGAACAACTGACCAGCGGCGAATTGCTGGGCATGGACATCGATTTGAAAACAGGCAAAATTCGTTCGGTGGTGCCCGACAGTGTTGCGGACGAACTGGGCATCAAGGCCAACGACGTCTTCGAAGCCGGTGACTTTGACCGGCGACCGTTCCAGCAAGCCGACCCCGCGACTGCCGAAGAAGAGGTCGTGCCGGGATGGATGATGCGGATTTCCGGAACGACCCATGTGTTGTCCCCCGACGATCTTCCCGAGCGGGCGTTGCCGGTGCGTGCGGCGCAACCGATCAGCAGCATCAGTGCCCTGGTCCTCTGCATCGCACTTTGTGCCTTGTCGCTGATGATCACGCGCACCGGCGCGTTGATGTTCATCGGGTTCGCTTCGTATGCAGTGTTGCGGTACGTGCTGGAGATCGTTCGGGTGGACGAGGCGGGGCAATTCAACACGTCGCTGTCGATTTCACAGTGGGTCAGTGTCGTGGTGTTCTGCCTCTCGATCGCTGCATTGATCTGGCTTTATTTCGTCCGCACGGAAACGGTCGATGGCAACGGCGCGGCGACTCCAGGGGTGGCTAAGTGA
- the rfbB gene encoding dTDP-glucose 4,6-dehydratase, with translation MKILITGGCGFIGSNLIRHLLTSSDHRIVNVDKLTYAGNPNSLADLADDVRYTFCQLDIADLQAMRGVFAQHRPDAVMHLAAESHVDRSIDGPAAFIQTNIVGTFQLLTAAAEYHQGLASERAPSFRFLHVSTDEVYGALGATGEFSESTPYDPHSPYSATKAASDHLARAWKTTYNLPVIVTNCSNNYGPYQFPEKLLPLMIIKALGEQELPVYGKGENIRDWLYVLDHARALCSVLENGRVGQTYNIGGDSQRRNIDLVRSVCGILDELHPRRSGRYEELITFVPDRPGHDFRYAIDSTKIRSELGWRPQFDLETSLRHTVRWYLTHRDWWQAILDGNYQLQRLGQVSKADPS, from the coding sequence GTGAAAATCTTGATCACCGGTGGGTGCGGATTCATCGGCAGCAACCTGATCCGACATTTGCTGACGTCGTCGGACCACCGGATCGTCAACGTGGACAAATTAACGTACGCGGGCAATCCGAACTCGTTGGCCGACTTGGCCGACGATGTCCGTTACACGTTTTGTCAGCTCGACATCGCGGACCTGCAGGCAATGCGCGGCGTCTTTGCCCAGCATCGTCCCGACGCCGTGATGCATCTGGCCGCCGAGTCGCACGTCGATCGTTCTATCGATGGACCTGCCGCATTCATCCAGACCAACATCGTCGGCACGTTCCAGCTGCTGACCGCGGCGGCGGAATACCACCAAGGCCTGGCGAGCGAACGCGCCCCGTCGTTTCGTTTTCTGCACGTCTCGACCGATGAAGTCTATGGGGCACTCGGTGCGACCGGCGAGTTCTCCGAGTCGACGCCCTATGACCCGCACTCGCCGTACTCGGCCACCAAAGCCGCATCGGATCACCTGGCGCGGGCTTGGAAAACGACATACAACTTGCCCGTGATCGTGACCAATTGCAGCAACAACTATGGGCCGTATCAGTTCCCCGAAAAACTGCTGCCGTTGATGATCATCAAGGCGCTCGGGGAACAAGAGCTGCCCGTTTATGGCAAGGGCGAAAACATCCGCGACTGGTTGTACGTGCTGGATCATGCCCGAGCACTGTGCAGTGTGTTGGAGAACGGACGCGTCGGCCAAACGTACAACATCGGCGGGGATAGCCAGCGGCGCAACATCGATCTGGTCCGCTCGGTGTGCGGCATCCTGGACGAGTTGCACCCCAGACGCAGCGGGCGGTACGAGGAGTTGATCACGTTTGTTCCCGATCGGCCCGGCCATGATTTCAGGTACGCGATCGATTCGACCAAGATTCGCAGCGAACTCGGTTGGCGTCCGCAGTTTGATCTGGAAACCAGTCTTCGCCACACCGTCCGCTGGTACCTGACCCATCGCGATTGGTGGCAAGCTATCCTGGATGGGAATTACCAACTCCAGCGACTCGGCCAGGTCTCAAAGGCGGATCCATCATGA
- the rfbA gene encoding glucose-1-phosphate thymidylyltransferase RfbA yields MKGIILAGGSGSRLAPLTAAISKQLLPVYDKPMIYYPLSTLMLAGIQDILLISTPSHTPLFQSLLGDGSAWGIQISYAVQPRPGGLAEALILGEDFLQGQPSCLVLGDNVFYGEGLIQLLRGSAKLVRGAKIFAYEVRNPSAYGVVSFDSAGRVITLEEKPAEPRSSFAVPGLYFFDPQASEIAKQLSPSPRGELEITDLNRVYLQQGALEVKVLGRGIAWLDTGTHESLHDASSFVGAIEKRTGLKVCCPEEIAFRNNWIDRQGLARCAESLRHSEYGRYLRKLLEHPITHRS; encoded by the coding sequence ATGAAGGGCATCATTTTAGCTGGCGGCAGTGGCAGTCGGCTGGCGCCGCTGACGGCGGCGATCAGCAAACAGTTGTTGCCCGTCTATGACAAACCGATGATCTATTATCCGCTATCGACGTTGATGTTGGCCGGTATCCAAGACATCTTGCTGATCAGCACCCCCAGTCACACGCCGTTGTTTCAGTCGTTGTTGGGGGACGGTTCGGCGTGGGGGATTCAGATTTCTTACGCCGTCCAACCACGTCCCGGCGGGTTAGCCGAAGCGCTGATTCTGGGGGAAGACTTTCTGCAGGGCCAACCGAGTTGTCTTGTGTTGGGGGACAACGTGTTTTACGGCGAGGGCCTGATCCAACTGCTCCGCGGTTCGGCGAAACTGGTCCGCGGTGCAAAGATCTTTGCCTATGAAGTGCGCAATCCATCGGCCTATGGCGTCGTCTCGTTTGATTCGGCCGGGCGGGTGATCACGTTGGAAGAAAAACCGGCCGAGCCGCGGTCTAGTTTTGCCGTCCCCGGTTTGTATTTCTTCGACCCCCAAGCCAGCGAGATTGCCAAGCAGTTGTCGCCTTCACCGCGCGGCGAGCTGGAGATCACCGATTTGAATCGCGTTTACCTGCAACAGGGTGCATTGGAAGTGAAAGTGCTGGGGCGCGGGATCGCCTGGTTGGACACGGGCACGCACGAGAGCTTGCATGACGCCAGCAGCTTTGTCGGCGCGATCGAAAAACGCACCGGGCTGAAGGTTTGTTGTCCCGAAGAGATCGCGTTTCGAAACAACTGGATCGATCGCCAGGGGCTCGCACGCTGTGCCGAATCCCTCCGGCACAGCGAGTATGGACGCTATCTCCGCAAGTTGCTCGAGCATCCGATCACGCATCGCAGCTAA
- a CDS encoding S1 family peptidase: protein MPVWTPKTLLFPFFIALGLIALPDRPLRADSAGYQKTLKSTAWVITSNAENETSAGTGVYVDAEKKLLLTNAHVIGESRKAVVFFPTQTAGKLAVRRKFYLNNILKLGIQGDVVAVDRKRDLALIQLPRVPSGIEAIEMADDSTTPGAKVALVGNPGDSEILWVYTAGTVRSVYQKKFKSTHGEHDFMALETQSPIKPGDSGGPIVDEDGKLVGLAQSFSPQSPLVSFCVDITEIRPMLDSPWKSAPLPAKVLLDEAGIEYTKHASGHYQIDRSVGSKTQAVFVAKNTEYHGRADIRRIWSTVQTTDQAPGETLLMRLMRQNTATKLGAWAVEKTASGYVIFYVAKLDATASDEALESTIDYVARLAAAMEQDLKPKPDQQTAQATLQAWLAE, encoded by the coding sequence ATGCCCGTTTGGACCCCCAAAACGCTGCTCTTTCCGTTCTTCATCGCCCTGGGCCTGATCGCCCTGCCCGACCGTCCACTCCGCGCCGATTCGGCCGGCTATCAAAAGACGCTCAAAAGTACCGCGTGGGTGATCACCAGCAACGCCGAAAACGAAACCTCCGCGGGGACCGGCGTCTACGTCGACGCCGAAAAAAAGCTGCTGTTGACCAACGCCCACGTGATCGGCGAAAGCCGCAAGGCCGTCGTCTTCTTTCCCACCCAAACCGCCGGCAAGCTCGCCGTCCGCCGCAAATTCTACCTCAACAACATCCTCAAACTGGGCATCCAGGGCGATGTCGTCGCGGTCGATCGCAAACGCGACTTGGCCCTGATCCAATTGCCCCGGGTGCCATCGGGCATCGAAGCGATCGAGATGGCCGACGACAGCACGACGCCGGGCGCCAAAGTCGCTTTGGTCGGCAACCCCGGCGATAGCGAAATCCTCTGGGTCTACACCGCCGGCACCGTTCGATCGGTGTACCAAAAGAAATTCAAATCCACCCACGGCGAACATGACTTCATGGCCCTGGAAACGCAGAGCCCGATCAAGCCGGGCGACAGCGGCGGCCCGATCGTCGACGAAGACGGCAAGTTGGTCGGATTGGCCCAGTCGTTCTCCCCGCAAAGTCCACTGGTCAGCTTCTGTGTCGACATCACCGAAATCCGCCCGATGCTGGACAGCCCCTGGAAAAGCGCCCCGCTGCCGGCCAAGGTGCTGCTCGATGAAGCCGGGATCGAATACACCAAACACGCCAGCGGCCACTACCAGATCGATCGCAGCGTCGGATCGAAAACCCAAGCGGTTTTCGTCGCCAAAAACACCGAGTACCACGGTCGGGCCGACATCCGCCGCATCTGGTCGACGGTGCAGACCACCGACCAGGCCCCCGGTGAAACGCTGCTGATGCGTCTGATGCGTCAGAACACCGCCACCAAACTGGGCGCCTGGGCGGTCGAAAAAACCGCCTCCGGCTACGTCATCTTCTACGTCGCCAAACTCGACGCCACCGCCAGCGACGAAGCCCTGGAAAGCACCATCGACTACGTCGCCCGCCTGGCCGCCGCCATGGAACAAGATCTCAAACCGAAACCCGACCAACAAACCGCCCAAGCGACCCTGCAAGCCTGGTTGGCCGAGTAG
- the proB gene encoding glutamate 5-kinase translates to MTDSDSSQLRHAAIEGARCVVVKVGTRVLTDPQGKLDRRRIESLAEGLCQIADTGRQTVMVSSGAVGAGMGKLNLDRRPTDLAKLQAVAAVGQADLIQAYEKALAGCGRHAAQVLLTRNDLRRRDGYLHVRNALASIHELGAVAIVNENDSVAVAELMTTFGDNDRLAAQVAGLLDQALLIILSDVDGLYDGPPDATGSRRIDLVKSLDEEILGLAQDHRSTLSKGGMSSKLSAAKLATAHGHSVIIGPGRDDAVLEKILRGDSIGTLFLPTQRTLRGRRRWISGSAEVEGQLIVDAGAARALRENGRSLLAIGIHAVQGKFNAGAVVAIVDHDGNEIARGLCNYPSKEVDRIKGKISDMIAGILGHRPYDSVVHRDNMTLRI, encoded by the coding sequence GTGACTGATTCGGATTCCAGCCAGCTGCGTCACGCCGCGATCGAGGGAGCACGCTGCGTCGTCGTCAAAGTCGGCACGCGGGTGTTGACCGATCCCCAAGGCAAATTGGATCGCCGCCGCATCGAATCGCTCGCCGAGGGCCTATGTCAGATCGCCGACACGGGACGCCAGACGGTGATGGTCAGCAGCGGGGCGGTGGGCGCCGGCATGGGAAAACTGAATCTGGACCGACGCCCGACCGATTTGGCGAAACTGCAGGCCGTCGCCGCGGTCGGACAGGCCGATCTGATCCAGGCCTATGAGAAAGCGTTGGCCGGGTGCGGCCGGCACGCCGCACAAGTGCTGCTGACCCGCAACGATCTGCGCCGCCGCGACGGCTACCTGCACGTCCGAAATGCGTTGGCGAGCATCCATGAATTGGGCGCCGTGGCGATCGTCAATGAAAATGATTCCGTCGCCGTCGCTGAATTGATGACAACATTCGGCGACAATGATCGGCTGGCCGCACAAGTCGCCGGCCTGCTGGATCAAGCCTTGCTGATCATCCTGTCCGATGTCGACGGACTTTATGACGGTCCCCCGGACGCCACCGGCAGCCGACGTATCGACTTGGTGAAATCGCTCGACGAGGAAATCTTGGGACTGGCCCAAGATCATCGCAGCACGCTCAGCAAGGGCGGCATGTCCAGCAAGCTGTCGGCGGCAAAGCTGGCGACCGCCCACGGACACTCCGTCATCATCGGCCCCGGGCGCGACGACGCGGTGCTGGAAAAGATCCTCCGCGGTGATTCGATCGGAACGCTGTTTTTGCCCACCCAGCGAACCCTCCGCGGGCGACGCCGTTGGATCAGTGGTTCGGCGGAAGTCGAAGGTCAGTTGATCGTGGATGCCGGAGCGGCGCGGGCACTCCGCGAAAACGGCCGCAGCCTGTTGGCGATCGGAATCCATGCGGTCCAGGGCAAGTTCAACGCCGGGGCCGTGGTGGCGATCGTCGACCACGATGGCAACGAAATCGCCCGGGGCCTGTGCAATTATCCCTCCAAAGAAGTCGACCGGATCAAGGGCAAGATCAGCGACATGATCGCCGGCATTTTGGGGCACCGGCCTTACGATTCGGTCGTCCATCGCGACAACATGACGCTGCGAATCTGA